The proteins below come from a single Plantactinospora sp. KBS50 genomic window:
- a CDS encoding response regulator transcription factor gives MIRVFLLDDHEVVRRGLADLLQSSGDIEVVGESGSAVAAAARIPALRPDVAILDARLPDGNGIDVCRDVRAVDSSIKGLILTSYEDDEALFAAIMAGAAGYVLKQIRGTDLVDAVRRVAAGQSLLDPAVTQRVLERIRSGVEQPRELQSLTEQERRILEYVAEGLTNREIAGRMFLAEKTVKNYVSSVLAKLGLERRTQAAVLATRLLRQQHH, from the coding sequence ATGATCCGCGTGTTCCTGCTGGACGACCACGAGGTCGTCCGCCGTGGCCTGGCCGACCTCCTGCAGTCCAGCGGCGACATCGAGGTGGTGGGCGAGTCCGGTTCGGCCGTGGCCGCCGCCGCCCGGATTCCGGCGCTGCGGCCCGATGTCGCGATCCTGGACGCGCGGCTACCGGACGGCAACGGCATCGACGTGTGCCGGGACGTGCGGGCCGTCGACTCCAGCATCAAGGGCCTCATCCTCACCTCGTACGAGGACGACGAGGCGCTGTTCGCCGCGATCATGGCGGGCGCCGCCGGCTACGTGCTCAAGCAGATCCGCGGCACGGACCTCGTCGACGCCGTCCGGCGGGTGGCCGCCGGCCAGTCACTGCTGGATCCGGCCGTCACCCAGCGCGTGCTGGAGCGCATCCGCAGCGGCGTGGAGCAGCCCCGCGAACTCCAGTCGCTGACCGAGCAGGAACGGCGGATCCTGGAGTACGTCGCCGAGGGGCTGACCAACCGGGAGATCGCCGGCCGGATGTTCCTGGCCGAGAAGACGGTGAAGAACTACGTCTCCAGCGTGCTGGCCAAGCTGGGGCTGGAACGGCGCACCCAGGCCGCCGTGCTGGCCACCCGGCTGCTGCGCCAGCAGCACCACTGA
- a CDS encoding GAF domain-containing sensor histidine kinase produces MPAETNAGEEHAAPSLGLSPLSRVQLDELLQEMLDRVGEVVNSRERLRALLDAVVGISTDLDVWSTLRRIVAAACDLVGARYGALGVIGPDRTQLRNFIVHGIDEELQAEIGDLPHGRGVLGLLIEDPKPLRMPDITRHPSSYGFPAHHPPMHSFLGVPVRIRDQVFGNLYLAEKQGAVEFTEDDEEIVVALAAAAGVAIENARLYALAHRRERFLAAAAEITGVLLGEVRRTDALSLVARRAREVAEARLVLVLLYDEDAERFTVEVVESATGAPEGLLGAVLPAADTTFTESVSARRHLLLDDLATSAHWPVPVLDGPAVVVPLTAAETLHGVLVLAPEPDRGAPSDEDLALLTSFAGQAALALERARGQEERELLVVLEDRERIARDLHDVVIQRLFATGLQLQSAAPLAGRADIAKRINAAVDDLDTTIRDIRRTIFELRTPMSATLRTEIRETLEEAAALLGYRPALDLTGPVDSAIPDELRADLLAVLREALSNAVRHAQAGHVQVAVAVHDGRVSVTVRDDGVGTDPAAARSGLVNLAERAHQHGGTFEIARAEPRGTEVCWTVPLDAGA; encoded by the coding sequence ATGCCGGCCGAGACCAATGCGGGTGAGGAGCACGCGGCCCCGTCACTGGGCCTGAGCCCACTGTCCCGGGTCCAACTCGACGAACTGCTGCAGGAGATGCTCGACCGGGTCGGCGAGGTGGTGAACAGCCGCGAGCGGCTGCGCGCCCTGCTCGACGCGGTGGTCGGCATCTCCACCGACCTGGACGTGTGGTCCACGCTGCGCCGGATCGTCGCCGCGGCGTGCGACCTGGTCGGCGCCCGGTACGGCGCGCTCGGCGTGATCGGCCCCGACCGCACCCAGTTGCGCAACTTCATCGTGCACGGGATCGACGAGGAGCTACAGGCCGAGATCGGCGACCTGCCGCACGGCCGCGGCGTGCTCGGCCTGCTGATCGAGGATCCGAAACCGCTGCGGATGCCGGACATCACCCGGCATCCCAGCTCGTACGGCTTTCCGGCGCACCACCCGCCGATGCACAGTTTCCTCGGCGTGCCGGTGCGCATCCGCGACCAGGTCTTCGGCAACCTCTACCTGGCCGAGAAGCAGGGCGCGGTCGAGTTCACCGAGGACGACGAGGAGATCGTGGTGGCGCTGGCCGCCGCGGCCGGCGTGGCGATCGAGAACGCCCGGCTCTACGCCCTGGCGCACCGCCGGGAGCGGTTCCTCGCCGCGGCCGCCGAGATCACCGGGGTGCTGCTGGGCGAGGTACGCCGTACCGACGCACTGAGCCTGGTGGCCCGGCGCGCCCGCGAGGTGGCCGAGGCCCGGCTCGTGCTGGTGCTGCTCTACGACGAGGATGCCGAGCGGTTCACGGTCGAGGTGGTGGAGTCGGCCACCGGCGCCCCGGAAGGGCTGCTCGGCGCGGTGCTGCCGGCCGCCGACACGACCTTCACCGAGTCGGTCTCGGCGCGCCGGCACCTGCTGCTCGACGACCTCGCCACCTCGGCGCACTGGCCGGTGCCGGTGCTGGACGGGCCGGCCGTGGTCGTGCCGCTGACCGCCGCCGAGACCCTGCACGGCGTGCTCGTGCTGGCACCCGAGCCGGACCGGGGCGCGCCCTCCGACGAGGACCTGGCGCTGCTCACCAGCTTCGCCGGCCAGGCCGCGCTGGCCCTGGAACGCGCCCGCGGGCAGGAGGAGCGCGAACTGCTGGTGGTGCTGGAGGACCGTGAACGGATCGCCCGGGACCTGCACGACGTGGTGATCCAGCGGCTGTTCGCCACCGGGCTGCAACTGCAGAGCGCGGCCCCGCTGGCCGGCCGGGCGGACATCGCGAAGCGGATCAACGCGGCGGTGGACGACCTGGACACCACCATCCGGGACATCCGGCGGACCATCTTCGAGCTGCGTACCCCGATGAGCGCGACGCTGCGTACCGAGATCCGGGAGACCCTGGAGGAGGCCGCGGCGCTGCTCGGCTACCGCCCGGCGCTGGACCTCACCGGCCCGGTGGACAGCGCGATCCCCGACGAGCTACGCGCGGACCTGCTGGCCGTGCTCCGCGAGGCGCTCTCCAACGCCGTCCGGCACGCACAGGCCGGGCACGTCCAGGTGGCGGTGGCCGTGCACGACGGGCGGGTGTCGGTGACGGTCCGCGACGACGGCGTCGGCACGGATCCGGCGGCGGCCCGCAGCGGTCTGGTCAACCTCGCCGAACGCGCCCACCAGCACGGCGGGACGTTCGAGATCGCCAGGGCCGAGCCGCGGGGCACCGAGGTGTGCTGGACGGTCCCGCTCGACGCCGGCGCCTGA
- a CDS encoding nitroreductase, which translates to MTEVPPVAAGTVPTALAQAAAAAGHAPSVHNTQPWRWRVLPDRLELHAVRERQLAAIDPGGRLLLISCGTGLHHAALALRAEGWQVRIERLPDPDRPDLLATVIPTGHEAPTDGAMRLVQSMSVRHTDRRPVSDEPVPASGIEAVRKAADEYAHLQILGSDEILDVAATAGRAAEAEADDPQVREELAYWTSRAVPAGTGLPPEVLPDEPAQSTVPGRDFGSGSLPMGPGHDRAATYALLYGDDDEPASWLAGGEALSAAWLTATGLGISVVPLSWVVEVTATREILRRALSGMGYPYLVLRLGIASPEHAGPPHTPRLPLDQVIDTSAVRGDAG; encoded by the coding sequence ATGACCGAGGTCCCACCGGTAGCCGCCGGCACCGTACCGACCGCCCTCGCCCAGGCCGCCGCCGCGGCGGGCCACGCGCCGAGCGTGCACAACACCCAGCCATGGCGCTGGCGGGTGCTGCCGGACCGGCTGGAGCTGCACGCCGTACGGGAGCGGCAGCTCGCGGCGATCGACCCGGGCGGGCGGCTGCTGCTGATCAGCTGCGGCACCGGGCTGCACCACGCGGCGCTGGCGCTGCGGGCCGAGGGCTGGCAGGTACGCATCGAACGCCTCCCCGACCCGGACCGGCCGGACCTGCTGGCCACGGTGATCCCCACCGGCCACGAGGCACCCACCGACGGGGCGATGCGGCTGGTCCAGTCGATGAGCGTGCGGCACACCGACCGGCGCCCGGTCAGCGACGAACCTGTGCCCGCCTCCGGGATCGAGGCCGTCCGGAAGGCCGCCGACGAGTACGCCCACCTCCAGATCCTCGGCTCGGACGAGATCCTGGACGTCGCCGCCACCGCCGGCCGGGCCGCCGAGGCCGAGGCCGACGACCCGCAGGTACGCGAGGAACTGGCGTACTGGACCAGCCGGGCGGTACCGGCCGGCACCGGGCTGCCGCCCGAGGTGCTGCCCGACGAGCCGGCCCAGAGCACCGTGCCCGGCCGCGACTTCGGCAGCGGATCGCTGCCGATGGGGCCGGGCCACGACCGGGCCGCCACCTACGCCCTGCTGTACGGCGACGACGACGAGCCGGCCAGCTGGCTGGCCGGCGGCGAGGCGCTCTCCGCGGCCTGGCTCACCGCCACCGGCCTGGGGATCTCCGTGGTGCCGCTGAGCTGGGTGGTCGAGGTCACCGCGACCCGGGAGATCCTGCGCCGGGCGCTGTCCGGAATGGGCTACCCCTACCTGGTGCTCCGGCTCGGGATCGCCAGCCCGGAGCACGCCGGGCCGCCACACACCCCGCGGCTCCCCCTCGACCAGGTGATCGACACCTCGGCGGTCCGCGGCGACGCCGGGTGA
- a CDS encoding alcohol dehydrogenase catalytic domain-containing protein has protein sequence MKALVYEGPGRRSWTDVPDPGVHDPTDALLRIDTVTICGTDLHILGGDVPEVDPGRVLGHEAVGTVLEVGPAVGSVRPGDRVLASCISACGRCRYCRQTRYGHCLAGGGWLLGHSVDGVQAELARIPFADLSLYRLPESVRNEDAVLLADILPTSYEVGARNGQVAPGDTVVIVGAGPIGLAAIRAVRLFSPLRVVVVEPAEPRRQAAQRFGADLVLAPGDGLRDRVHELTDGLGAHVVLEAVGRAATFELCAELVRPGGRLASIGVYGEPAMLHLERLWGPISPSPPGWSTRTPSRPCWPWWRPAGWTWPA, from the coding sequence ATGAAGGCGTTGGTGTACGAGGGCCCGGGTCGCCGGTCGTGGACCGACGTGCCGGATCCGGGTGTGCACGATCCCACCGACGCGCTGCTGCGGATCGACACGGTCACCATCTGCGGCACCGACCTGCACATCCTCGGCGGCGACGTACCGGAGGTGGACCCCGGCCGGGTCCTCGGGCACGAGGCCGTCGGGACCGTGCTGGAGGTCGGTCCGGCGGTGGGCAGCGTGCGCCCGGGTGACCGGGTGCTCGCCTCGTGCATCTCGGCCTGCGGCCGGTGCCGCTACTGCCGGCAGACCCGGTACGGCCACTGTCTCGCCGGCGGCGGCTGGCTGCTGGGTCACTCGGTCGACGGGGTGCAGGCCGAACTGGCCCGGATCCCGTTCGCCGACCTGTCGCTGTACCGCCTGCCGGAGAGCGTGCGGAACGAGGACGCGGTGCTGCTGGCCGACATCCTGCCCACCTCGTACGAGGTGGGGGCGCGCAACGGGCAGGTGGCCCCCGGGGACACCGTGGTGATCGTCGGCGCCGGCCCGATCGGGCTGGCCGCCATCCGTGCCGTCCGGCTGTTCTCCCCGCTGCGGGTCGTGGTGGTGGAGCCGGCCGAGCCGCGCCGGCAGGCGGCGCAGCGCTTCGGCGCGGACCTCGTGCTGGCGCCCGGGGACGGGCTGCGGGACCGCGTGCACGAACTCACCGACGGCCTCGGCGCGCACGTGGTGCTGGAGGCGGTGGGCCGGGCGGCGACCTTCGAGCTGTGCGCGGAACTGGTCCGGCCGGGTGGCCGGCTGGCCAGCATCGGGGTGTACGGCGAGCCGGCCATGCTGCACCTGGAGCGGCTCTGGGGGCCGATCTCACCGTCACCACCGGGCTGGTCGACACGTACTCCATCCCGACCCTGCTGGCCCTGGTGGCGACCGGCCGGCTGGACCTGGCCGGCCTGA
- a CDS encoding SAM-dependent methyltransferase, with the protein MTAPTDGENMGERNPERAAFDVSVAHPARRYNYWLGGKDNFAADRESADEFARRFPGVRIGARANRAMLQRATRHLAAEAGIRQFLDIGTGLPTADNTHEVAQRVAPESRIVYVDNDPLVMTHARALLTSSEQGRTTYIEADLREPEVILAHPSLRGTLDLSRPVALMLVAVLHFVPGEGAAQPLVKRLLSALPSGSYLVATHATLDFSPPEHQAAHRRMRDEGRSDVWTRDRAEFTALFDDLDILEPGVVPVSEWRPEPDDERPDPRDVAIWGAVGRKP; encoded by the coding sequence ATGACGGCTCCGACGGACGGGGAGAACATGGGCGAGCGCAATCCGGAGAGGGCGGCCTTCGACGTGTCAGTTGCACATCCGGCCCGGCGGTACAACTACTGGCTCGGCGGCAAGGACAACTTCGCCGCCGACCGGGAGTCCGCGGACGAGTTCGCGCGGCGCTTCCCCGGGGTGCGGATCGGCGCCCGGGCGAACCGCGCGATGCTCCAGCGGGCGACCCGCCACCTGGCGGCGGAGGCCGGCATCCGGCAGTTCCTCGACATCGGCACCGGCCTGCCGACCGCCGACAACACCCACGAGGTCGCCCAGCGGGTCGCGCCGGAGAGCCGGATCGTGTACGTCGACAACGATCCGCTGGTCATGACGCACGCCCGCGCCCTGCTCACCAGCAGCGAGCAGGGCCGGACCACGTACATCGAGGCGGACCTGCGGGAGCCCGAGGTGATCCTGGCGCACCCGTCGCTGCGCGGGACGCTGGACCTGTCCCGGCCGGTGGCGCTGATGCTCGTCGCCGTGCTCCACTTCGTACCCGGCGAGGGCGCCGCGCAGCCGCTGGTGAAGCGGCTGCTGTCCGCGCTGCCCAGCGGGAGCTACCTGGTGGCCACGCACGCCACGCTCGACTTCTCGCCGCCGGAACACCAGGCGGCGCACCGCCGGATGCGCGACGAGGGCCGGTCCGACGTGTGGACCCGGGACCGGGCCGAGTTCACCGCCCTGTTCGACGATCTCGACATCCTGGAACCGGGCGTCGTACCGGTCAGCGAGTGGCGGCCCGAGCCGGACGACGAGCGGCCGGATCCCCGCGACGTGGCCATCTGGGGTGCGGTGGGCCGCAAGCCGTGA
- a CDS encoding universal stress protein, giving the protein MTNEKTILVGYDGSAGANLALAWALDEAARTGGPVRLGYGFEWLTAYSWLGPAVGMGVPPNMTGDAEARRRVAELLDDAVAKAAGSHPGVSVSAEVLDGPPVSRLLDASAGAAMLVLGSRGHGGFTGLLTGSTTVALTAHAHCPVVVVREGPGVPSGPVLVGVDGSEHSLRALDFAAGRATARGLRLSVVRALPAPEDWPADPADRDAGAVVARAQAALDDLVHRSSAAGLEVSTEVVLGSAAEALIQRSRDAALVVVGSRGRGGFTGLLLGSVSQQLLQHAHCPIAVVRELAGQDPPAAG; this is encoded by the coding sequence ATGACGAACGAGAAGACCATCCTGGTCGGGTACGACGGCTCGGCCGGTGCCAACCTCGCCCTGGCCTGGGCGCTGGACGAGGCGGCCCGCACCGGCGGCCCGGTGCGGCTCGGGTACGGGTTCGAGTGGCTCACCGCGTACAGCTGGCTCGGCCCGGCCGTGGGCATGGGCGTACCGCCGAACATGACCGGCGACGCCGAGGCCCGGCGCCGGGTGGCCGAGCTGCTCGACGACGCGGTGGCCAAGGCCGCCGGCAGCCACCCCGGGGTCTCGGTGAGCGCCGAGGTGCTCGACGGGCCGCCGGTCAGCCGGCTGCTGGACGCCTCGGCCGGGGCCGCCATGCTGGTGCTGGGCAGCCGCGGACACGGCGGCTTCACCGGCCTGCTCACCGGCTCCACCACGGTGGCGCTGACCGCCCACGCGCACTGCCCGGTGGTGGTCGTCCGGGAGGGCCCGGGCGTGCCGAGCGGACCCGTCCTGGTCGGCGTCGACGGGTCGGAGCACTCGCTGCGTGCCCTGGACTTCGCGGCCGGCCGGGCCACCGCCCGCGGCCTGCGGCTGTCCGTGGTCCGGGCGCTGCCCGCGCCGGAGGACTGGCCCGCCGACCCGGCGGACCGGGACGCCGGCGCCGTGGTCGCCCGCGCGCAGGCGGCGCTGGACGACCTGGTCCACCGGTCATCCGCGGCCGGCCTGGAGGTCAGCACCGAGGTCGTCCTCGGATCTGCGGCCGAGGCGCTCATCCAGCGCAGCCGGGACGCCGCCCTGGTGGTGGTGGGTTCCCGTGGCCGCGGCGGCTTCACCGGCCTGCTGCTCGGGTCGGTGAGCCAGCAGCTCCTGCAGCACGCCCACTGCCCGATCGCGGTGGTCCGGGAGCTGGCCGGACAGGACCCGCCCGCCGCCGGGTAG